The following proteins are encoded in a genomic region of Methanobrevibacter oralis:
- a CDS encoding DUF2109 domain-containing protein: protein MYVEIIGVIVIFVALRALITRNRAEKLLYVNVIGFGISAIIALVINTPFALIVAATFFICSTVSANAIAYTLRRLDDEILLD from the coding sequence GAAATTATAGGAGTCATAGTCATATTTGTTGCATTAAGGGCTTTAATAACTAGAAATAGAGCTGAAAAATTATTGTATGTAAATGTTATAGGATTTGGTATTTCAGCTATTATTGCATTGGTAATTAATACTCCATTTGCTCTTATTGTTGCTGCAACATTCTTTATTTGTTCTACTGTTAGTGCTAACGCGATTGCATATACTTTAAGAAGGCTTGATGATGAAATATTATTGGACTGA
- a CDS encoding EhaG family protein → MVFIPTYVPEAFLSMYLPTIYAGLIIGFIGSMGIALKREEIHILILTDIVGLAMIFVVSAVGTDLAEALILPGLVVELAETLAISEILLTREMRLIEQDSRRNLSKSSSLFPVPFTLDMEIMTTAPNFIALILIAYGIFLTGFTGGAVAGGGIVLYALSKKARGLPVLVLEGVAGVSGIAWCLWIIGFLLFFVSPNLWLLSLFLAACGLLLKVASKVGLIGLLMREDIDKE, encoded by the coding sequence ATGGTGTTTATTCCAACTTATGTTCCTGAAGCATTTTTATCAATGTATCTGCCCACTATCTATGCTGGTTTAATAATTGGTTTCATTGGAAGCATGGGGATTGCATTAAAACGAGAAGAAATTCACATTCTTATTTTAACAGACATTGTAGGATTAGCTATGATATTTGTAGTTTCTGCTGTAGGAACTGATTTAGCAGAAGCATTAATATTGCCAGGTTTAGTAGTAGAATTAGCTGAGACTTTAGCTATTTCTGAAATTTTACTCACACGTGAAATGCGTTTAATAGAACAAGATTCAAGGAGAAACTTATCTAAGTCATCTTCACTGTTTCCAGTTCCATTTACTTTAGACATGGAAATAATGACTACTGCACCTAATTTCATTGCATTAATTTTAATCGCTTATGGAATATTTTTAACAGGTTTTACTGGAGGGGCAGTAGCTGGTGGAGGAATTGTTTTATATGCATTGTCTAAAAAGGCAAGGGGATTGCCTGTACTTGTTTTAGAGGGTGTTGCTGGTGTTTCAGGTATTGCATGGTGTTTATGGATTATAGGTTTCTTATTATTCTTTGTATCGCCTAATCTATGGTTGTTAAGTTTATTCTTAGCTGCTTGCGGATTGTTATTAAAAGTAGCTTCAAAAGTTGGTTTAATTGGACTACTTATGAGGGAAGATATTGATAAGGAGTAG
- a CDS encoding EhaE family protein, translated as MIDVQLFFYLGIFIAIVGSLATALGPGVNDPIVRTFNTEVASIGVCLVLLSYNHVLALLTLLATTVIISLILFRAIIRLEEMGADL; from the coding sequence ATGATTGATGTTCAATTATTTTTTTATTTAGGGATTTTCATTGCTATTGTGGGAAGTTTAGCTACTGCATTGGGTCCTGGAGTAAATGATCCTATAGTTAGGACTTTTAATACTGAAGTTGCATCTATTGGGGTTTGTTTAGTATTATTGTCTTATAATCATGTACTTGCTTTATTAACTTTACTTGCAACTACTGTAATAATTAGTTTAATTTTATTTAGAGCTATTATTCGTTTAGAAGAAATGGGGGCTGATTTATGA
- a CDS encoding EhaD family protein has protein sequence MEFVVSIIAIALIVIGAFGIIFDKRPLDKVIMFSILNAGFLLVVVLFNYLDVALFVALADPLSTLVFILAIVKINEIRKNKTDSGELHD, from the coding sequence ATGGAATTTGTAGTATCAATAATTGCAATTGCTTTAATTGTTATAGGGGCATTTGGAATTATTTTTGATAAAAGACCTCTTGACAAGGTTATAATGTTTTCAATATTGAATGCTGGATTTTTACTTGTAGTTGTATTGTTTAATTATTTAGATGTAGCTTTGTTTGTAGCATTAGCCGATCCATTATCTACTTTAGTATTTATTTTAGCTATTGTAAAGATCAATGAGATTAGAAAAAATAAAACTGATAGTGGTGAATTACATGATTGA
- a CDS encoding EhaF family protein, producing the protein MKLRWIWNRLADPKIVPRVFAFSLGAILILGLIVPMALNPDQLYVRPEPQEQIDAGLAIAPYDRGGMVLKEPGNINPQYPENAASLGMITAYMSPLAEFISSISPYFGTSIYSSPGGLIDEILYYTRGFDTILESSILMMSFIIASWLSVNYTMNRKNDKKEIQTNVKKAIDTSAKVANEVKASDVKARSRQLRRDN; encoded by the coding sequence ATGAAGTTAAGGTGGATTTGGAATAGATTAGCAGATCCTAAAATTGTCCCTCGTGTTTTTGCATTTAGTTTAGGAGCAATATTAATTCTGGGTTTAATAGTTCCAATGGCTTTAAATCCAGATCAATTATATGTACGTCCAGAACCTCAAGAACAAATTGATGCAGGTTTAGCTATTGCACCTTATGATCGGGGAGGGATGGTTTTAAAAGAACCAGGTAATATTAATCCCCAATATCCTGAAAATGCAGCATCTTTAGGTATGATTACAGCTTATATGTCTCCGTTAGCAGAGTTTATCTCATCAATTTCTCCTTACTTTGGTACATCAATTTATTCATCTCCAGGTGGGCTTATTGATGAAATTTTATATTATACAAGAGGATTCGATACAATTTTAGAATCAAGTATTTTGATGATGTCATTTATTATTGCTTCATGGTTATCTGTTAATTATACAATGAATAGGAAAAACGATAAAAAAGAGATACAAACTAATGTTAAAAAAGCAATAGACACATCTGCAAAAGTAGCTAATGAAGTAAAAGCTAGTGATGTAAAAGCAAGATCAAGGCAATTAAGGAGGGATAACTAA